aatcggcttacggcgactccctcatgatcataatgagccctagccacaaacaacacgtagggttataaccggatgatgtttcccggggcccgaagctgtctaaagcatcgtcttgtgtgttgcgtctctcgattccgttcaaccccttcaagctaccacatagatgcgttggcctcgcgactaagtctttacactaggacatctgccgtgacaattccacgacagttggcgcccaccgtggggcctgcgcacggtggtgttgagtttctTGGAGGGATTTTTTCATGGGATCGAGAAGCACACGATAAGCCGGATGAAAAAGAGCCGGCACAGAAGATAACATCATCAACGATCAGTCAAAGCGAGATATACAAGATTTCAGATCAAGAAAATTAGGGTTGCGTAGTGCGTGCCGCCGCGGCTGGACGATCCATCAAAACCAGATCAATTTTCACTGGGTCGCCGTTAGAAGCCAAGACGGACAGAAGTTTCACACTGCAAGGTCGTTACAAATCATATCCTCATTGATTGTTTTTGGAGCTACGCATAAAGCGGATCGTATCCAGTGCATCTGACGTATACGGGTTCGCTTCAAATTCTAAGGTTTTCAAAGCAAACTTTCTGGGTACTAAATGCAAGTACCAGTACTCAGGTCCTCAAAAGAAATTACCATAAGAGAAAAGAGACCACGATCTGAAAGATACCATGTGGAAGTCAAACCAAAGAACAACCCGGACGAGGACTGAGACTATGCTGTTGTCACCTCGTTCCGAGCCGCCCTGCACGGACTGCATCATCAAGCCGGCCACGCCTCGTCTTCTCTCCCACCGTCGAACTGTTCTCGCCGGGACTGGCCGCCCGGCTGCTCCTCCTTCTACTGCGCCTCTCACCCGTGAGCCGCCGGGCTGCCGAGCTGCCCCGGCCTTTCCGCTCCTCGCCGGGCGCACATCCACTGCCGCAGTCAACGGGCTCGCCTCTGCCTAGACGACCTTGGACTCGGTGGCGATGCCAAGCCGGCCGCACGCCTCTGCCTCCATTACAAATTCGGCAGTATGTACATACGCAAGGACAGGTTGAGCAGAGAAGTTTTTCATCGGGATTTTGCTCCATTGACCGTTTTTGCCACACTCGCTCCCGTTACAACAAACGGTCGGCCTCGCCCTCGCCAAAGTCACTCAATACCGAGGCCACTATCGCGGTGCTGCCTTGCCAAAACTGCTTTGAGCCGCCGTTGCCGACTCGGGCAGAGTGGTTTCGCCATCGCCATGAGCCGTCGGCCGCCTCGACGCCCAAGTCACCGCGGCCCTCCACTATTGCACCTTGCCTCCGCATCCGCGCGCTTCGGCCGCCCTCCGTTCCACTGTGGCCGGGCTCCCGAGCCCCGCAAGTCGGTTCTGCTCGCCTCGCTGCCAGTGAGCCGGCGCCGGGCCGTCTTGGATGCGCCCCAAACCGCCAGCCGCGCCCCTGCCTTCTGAACTGTCGAAGACGGCTGCTTGCTGACCATTGCCGCAAAGCCGCCACTTTGCTGCCACGAGCCGCCCCAGTCTTTGTTGTGTCGCAGGTGTTCTTATGGAATCCCAGAAGAATGATTGAAGTGGAGATTGTGAACGGAGAAGCAAATAGAGACAAGCTGCATGTACAAGTGCAGAAGCTACATCCTGGAGCGCTGTGAGCATTCACGTGAAAAGGAAGTGCATGCATGCATAATTATTTTGAAGACCACGCTGCGAACTCAACCAGAGCACGAGTCCTGGCGATTTGTGTTGGCTGTCTAAAAAGTATTGTCGAGCACTACCACAACTCTGTGCAAGAATTCTATGTACAGATCATCAGTCTTTAAagacatcaggtgaaatccatccaaatTTATTTTATTAGCACATAATATTTTCattaaagaacaattactttggtcgGTGATATTTTTTCGCAGGACCGTCATTCATTACAAAGGTGTCGCATAAGGGGCGGGCGCCAATGTCACTTGTGCACCAGTGCTTTTCCGCGTCGTGCGGCTTGATGGATACGTTCGCGGGTTGTCACCTCCGCTACATCAATACACGCGACTGACTCGTCGTCCGTGCCCGCGGCCGACTCACCCGTGTTCGTGTCgacttacaatgccgcggccgactctcccgtccgcaccggtttacaacgccgcggccgactcatctatctGCTCCTGCGGCCAACTCGGTCGtgcttgatttcagcttcaccatggtgatcatcaactccgcggtggatgaTTTCTGGTTTAACATATCAAgtaaaatccatccagtatatttttatattacatattacttttatttaaaagagcaattactctggcttgcaagttctccaatgcaggaTAAGTTATATCACTGAGCTGTTGACTGACTCaatccggtttatatcacggtcaaatatgaagaatctcaagacaactcctcgagtcgcctcgagactcgggggctacgatgacatgactcagtaaatgattgccaatttaaagcagattcaaaaACTCAGGATCATTGGAGGGAAGAGAACTCCGAatcattggagggaagataactCAGTCTCGGAGGCTACCGCCATATTGGTGAAAACttaaaaggccgtcagaaaatttccggctcaaaataaagATTcttgtttaaaatccggttcaagagatatctctctcccgcaaagcttggaagctctcaaatccggttcaaacatctggctcaaggtaaatttgtctcttacaaagcttttTCTCAAATCCGGTTGAAACATCCGGCTCAAGGACAATCTGTCTCCCATAAAGTTTGGAAGCTTTCAAATCcagtttaaagttccggttcaaaaagaattaatctctcgcaagattcgagttctcagaaaaattaaaggttgccaaagagaacttgctgccatgatgcgcggttcaaacatggatatcctgccttacggcttaccttattatgatcacttgagggcttcctgctcatcgagcatagctatcaataccctcttgatcggcgcaatgccaaaatttatatggtcacttgggggcttcctgttcaaacataggtcgtattcgaaccaaagagaacatagctgtcgatacccttttgattggcaaactgccgaacctatttgggggcttcttgatcgtatccgaatcatagctcaacccctttgggaatccacgtggatcgtattcgaatcagcgtcgttaaacaactctcaaggtcatttgggggcttcctgttcaaacataagtcgtattcgaaccaaagagaacatagttgtcgataccctcttgatcggcatcgccaaagccactgtgggctatatgatcgtatttgaatcttagcttaacccctttggaacggtttactggtcgtatccgaatcagaagcctcaaaaagttttattctgtctctggtaaaatttattgcagccacaattacttaacttgagaccttttttgggattatatctcaaatatatatataagtgttttatgcttaactcggcttgacttttgactataagtcgccagcttatgacaatcatcatctatgtggaagcattggcttctaaggattgggttatcacccttactgcacaggtcatgtaaaccgacagtacaaattcaatattacagtggttatatgtgaggtattatgacccgccctgcaacaaaccgccaagggttcttgtgatctacttgtgtgcagggtaagactacatttgggtcgtTACCCGCCCTGActcttgacgttaagtcgccagggcatatgttatttaaactctgtgcaggatttgcagaattatgacttatataaatgcttcagtccaagctcatcattgaaattggtgtctcaaaaggcttatcaattattgattttctcaagggctataggccaccgggttgcaaaaattccggcttacaatgaatgcgcattaagtcgtcatcggccaagagccgccaggtatttaaacttcggatttacttgtcaaccgatgaggtattcaaatctttaaatagccaaaactggctggattttcatgatgacattgaatgattgaggttttcatatcgggttatattattcaaatcttgaatagccaacatggctggatttctattgtgattatcaataaccagtgttatgattgaggttttcaaagtcgctttagcgcaatagctattatttttatcaatggatatgatttattctacaatggaaggaatagtcccgagtcgctgcaggcttacgatccggcacttgggggctatattattcagattgggattatatcaaatatgcaagtcccatgtcagtgccagcatgcaccatggcacttgggggctaatgcaaagtcatcttTGCTCaatttattgaagacccgactcatcacattctaaatgagttggcccttgggggctaccaattgctcctgtcaaaatttcaaggtacacaagcattaatccattatattgaacggtCCACTATTCAGTTGGTGGAGTACACATTGAcccaagctcttaaccttgtggacgtgggttcaagccccatggtggagactatattatatgatgttattatcaattatatacaaagtcccagtatTATcttattaagccggcccttgggggctacacattgctgtttaaatttacatggttatatctacaaagcccctgctcattattgcataatgacccggcccttgggggctacactggttgaagttttcatgagcataaagcaattacaattcccaggttgctgcaagcatgacaacccgacatttgggggctacatgtgtgaaatattcaaggttgcaacatttattggagcaagtcttaaaccatcactttgttctgctcaagacttgggggctataggtaatatggatataagggagaaaaatcttcaaattatcagttttgagcaaatcaggaggatcgattacataaaccggtgtcaacaacaattatgacccgacaTCGTCTGTTCTATAATTCGGAAGttttttggtaatgataaaccgacaagttttacatcttcaagccagctgaatatcagataagtatttgaagaccaaaattatttGACCCGGtgccttggaagccgactcaagtggattattcttcacaatatttttctgtgagaaaccaacatctgcagattgagtatgaagctagcttatttgacccggattttctagatgaaggaaatgacaattggacttaaggataatcaggtCCCGTCTCAGGAGAATATTTAATCCGGAGCACAAgtaattaaggatgatcaggtgccggcgtacaagaatttttaacccggaacacaatctgtcaaatttgttcttgtatttgttttacaggatcagtttaacatggataaatccaaattaaactgggggctaatgtcggggatgtaccccacggtatgaccaggccggaagtatgacccgaccggacttggcgcttcaccgatgacccgccggaggactggcgactcacgggtctgACGGCTCACTGGTCAGACGACTCACAGATGACCCCGACAGCGGGTCACAtaaaagactaggcccaaggcccagtaggccggctcatattatggtgggccggcttaagacagaaggcatgaggaatatttcctttacaaggaagcaagacccgtacttgtatccgacttgtaatagagaataagttagttctaatcctaataAGACTCTAcacgtaagccgccccttcaacttatataaggaggggcagggctccccaaagagggacaagcaacaagaaacaatatctagggctagacacaaagaggagaatcggcttacggcgactccctcatgatcataatgagacctagccacaaacagcacgtagggttattaccggatgatgtttcccggggcccgaagctgtctaaatcatcgtcttgtgtgttgcgtctctcgattccgttcaaccccttcaagttaccacatagatgcgttggcctcgcgactaagtctttACATtaggacatatgccgtgacaattccacgacaacaccCATCGTAATCATTCGTACGTGCGCATGCATGGAGATGGAGGCTGAACTGAATCACCGGGAGAACTTATCCGTCCGTACCTTGCCGTTGGAGAGGTTGGCGGCGGACTCGGCGATGTCGTAGGTGCTGAGGATGGCGAGGGAGCTGCCGAGGCTGTGGCCGGTGACGGAGATGCTCATGTCCTCGCCGAGGGCGGTGTGGTGGGCGATGAGCTTGCGGACCTCCACCAGGACCTGCTCGCGGGCGGAGTACTTGCAGAAGCGGCAGGAGGGGTCCTTGTCGGTGTAGAGGTCCACGAAGCCGGACTCCACCTTCACCTCGGGGTCCGGGCACGGGATGCCCTCGTCGGCCACGGGCCGGAGGTAGTCCATGAGGTCCGACACCCACTCGAGCCGCGTGATGGTGCCGCGCCACGCGATGGCGATGTCGCGCCGGCCCAGCCGCGCCGACTCCTCGTCGGTGGACACGGCCACGTAGCCGATCCAGTTCGCGCGCTGGCTCCACAGCTTGGCGTCGGCGCGGGACCTCCCGGAGAAGAAGTTGGGGAACCGGAAGTTGGACGTGGCGTACAGGTAGCGGGTCACGGAGTAGCCCCGCGCCGCGTCGGGCATGCCGAGCCGCTCGAAGAAGGCGCGCCGCGGGTACTTGCAGCTGCCGCAGTAGCGGGAGGCCAGGTCGTAGTCGAACGCGTCGTAGCAGGCCTGCGCGAGCTCGCCGTAGCGGATGAGCTCCGAGCGGAGCAGCGGGTCCATCGGGTCAAGAAGCCCCGCCCAGTCGTCGCTGCCGTCCCGCCACCGTGCGGGCAGCTCGTCCTGGTGCTTCTGTGCTCCGCGGCGCCTCGCGGACGAGGCATCGTCGGGAAGGTAcaggtcgtcctcctcctcctcttgggtGAGGTTCTGCTCTAGCTGGCCGACGAGGGAGGCGAGCGCGTCGTCCCTGGTGGCCGCGGAGGCGAGCTGCAGTCTTTTGGTGGTGGTGAGTGGTGTGCGCGGGGCTGGAGCGGGCCGGAGGGAGATTTGTGtgtgggtggtggtggcggcggtgccGCGGTGCGGGAGGGAGGAGAGCTGCGGGGAGACGTCGCGGCAGGAAAGTGGCGCCATTGGGGAAGGCGAAGGCATGGTCGTATGGAATGGAGACACGCGGGCAGAACGCCTTTATGCCCCTCGGGAGAGGTATAGTACGTCTATCAGCCACCAAGCTCTGACCCGAAAGAGCTACTCAGTTGTTGACCATATTAAAGACAGTATAATCGTACCTAAAACGAGCCCTCTCAATACTTTGCGTTTTTGACCGTCGGATTTCTTGTTCAGATCATCCTCGGTCGTTTGATGCGTCTGCCCTCGAGCGTGGGCTGCTCCTTGGCCGGATGTCCTGAGGGGCCGTTATTCCCGAAGCCGAATCGAAGCCTTCTCGTTAGTCCACGCAAATTAACGTATGATCCCGGACGGACGGCCACGATCGGCGTTAGGTATTTCCTCCGGTTCCATAAGTTTCAGTTTCACCTCCCCCCCTCCCAGCCGTGTATTACGCATGTCCCGCGGCGGCGCCACACATGGCGATCTCCATCTCCTCCACCTGTCGGAGCTGCTGTTGTTTGAAGAGACACAGCAGCGGCGCTGCTGCCCGAGGGCCCCGCGGCCGAGCCCACTTCGCTCTCCACCTTCCTCCCTGCGTCGTCGTCTCAACATGCGCCTAAGCCAGATTGCCGTGCAGACCATCGCAAGCCGCTGTCCTACCATCGACTGCCTCGTCGTGCGCACCCGGAAGAAGCCCTCGAATCCTCCGCGAGTATGCATGCACCACCACGCCGGCCCCAAGCCTGTTCAGCGCCGCCCGCGCACGGCCTGGATCCCGGCGCCTCCTGGGGCCGACGGGTACGAGGAGGAGGGCCACTACAAGGATGGCACTGAACCGTCCAACTCCGCTGCTGCGAGGGCGGCGGCTAGGTTCCCAGTAGTCGCGAACCTAGCGTCTACAAGTCGGACAATGGGCAGCAGTGGGCACGATGCTTCCAGCGGGCTCATTTTCTCAGCCAAACTCTGTTCCCGATTAAGTTACCATATCCCTTGTTTCTTAAAACATTCCAGGCATTGATTTCCTTAACAGTTTACATGTCATGTGTTTGATACAATGGACAGGATGAACTATTGTGCTAAATGGTCTTTAATAATTTCCCTGTGTGAGGGGTACACCATTGACTCACTATACTGATGCAATTAACCTCCATAGTTCATTCTTCAACTGATGTTCATTTGAAACTTACCATATATCAGGTAGAAAATGTGTTGGCTCAAGATCATTGGGAGTGTTTACCATCATGATTTCCTTCCTCATATGCCATGGACAATCAGGAACTACTTTTCTGTCGTTTCTGGTATTGCTGCTACAGGTGTATGTATAGGCTTTCTTCCATGGAGTGAGGAGTCATTTCGCTGAGGAGGAGGGACGGGATCGCTGGGCTGTGGTGATCTAGCCATTTAAACCTCTTGTACATATTTCTCTCTTCTTCTATAAAGTTAAGGTACGTctttggcgtactctcgaaaaaagagGAGTCATTTCGCTGAGCTGGAGTCCAGGAGTTCGTGGAACCGGGCAGTTGATGAATGGGGCCTTATAGTATGGAAAACATGTTGGTTGCTGTAATCGAATAATTACTCATGTGGAACATCTTGTTTTCCTTTCACCACACAAGCTTCTTCTAAGTCACGACATGATACTAGATTAGAGATCGTTTCCCTTTTGTCAAGTATAGATACTAGATCACATTTTATTTGGGAGTTTTGTTTTGCATCATTTGTTTGAGTGAGCTTCATTTCTCACATGGTGTCGTAATTAATAAAACACAGTTTTTTATGTGCAGAGCATCTTATAAGACTACAACATTACAATTGGAAAATCTGCAACGACTAGCGAATTGCAATTTCCTTTTCTACGTACAAACATTCATATTGCTCAAATGGTGTTTGATCACTTCTTTGATAGTGCACAGAAAAATTCTTATTTAGTTAGTCACTTGTTGCTGAAAATTTTATCTAACACTTTGTGTAGACCAGGTTATTCCTGGGATCTTGAACTTATCGGTTCTTCTATTTCACTAGTTGCACTTCTGAGCATATAGGTCGACATTACGCAAATATGTAGCTGTTAATTTAACTCTGTTTTATGAGAAAACTTTGACTTTGTGTGCATTATTTAATGTGAAAGTAAATTTTGTtcattagaattcataaatatGTAAGGTCTGCTAGAACTTTCTTTTTATTAGTCCTCATCACTTGTCCATAGATGAAGCAAATGATAGATGAAGTGAGACATGCTGTTGTTGGATAAGATTTATTACTTTCTTAAATAAATAACATGGTGATATATGGGGCATGAAGAATAGACCCAATTACCGGATGGATCTTAAGGTATACAACGACACTGAAGAGAACAAGCCCGGTTCTGCATCCTCGCTGGCGATCGTGTAAGATATTCTATGCTCGAAGTACTACTCCAAAAATCATATATCCGTAGTAACAAAATTATTGGTGTGAATTCATCATAAGTCTTTGCTTGCCTTGTCCAATAATTTTAAGTATTGAGAAACTATTTTTGTTTTATGCTCTAGGATGTACAAGCCCTGTATTTTTATTTGTGTGCTAAGTCCAGTTTTTATTATTTATGCTACAGCCACTGTCGAAGCTAGGGTAATAGAGATGGTGTGCCGGCATAGGCAGGAGCGATAGCCTTTTTAATCTACGaccttctttcttttttcctttccttttctaaattgaattttttggaatatatgaggCATTTGAATTAAGAGATGGAGGATTTGATTACGTTGCCAAAGGTGGTCTCAAGTTTAATTCACTAATTAGCCATCTTTTCTATTTAGAGTGAAGTTATACTACGGTTGTTTGGTTACACAttttaagagggtgcttggatccaagggactatttttagtctgattaaaaatagtctcttttagaggctaaagttccaagcacctctGACTAAAGAGagactaggactagtcttgaggctaaatttttttagtcataggaaacctactaaaatatgtattagccctctctctcctcatttaattactctcctttaacacatgcgagttctggattggagggtttggaggataacaaatgcttaataatttgattttagtctctttagtatttggatccaagcatgggtgaggctagcaagttttagtcccactacttttagtcatgggactaaaacgtatccaagcaccctctaagtcaATACTTGCTACAAGTATGTTTGACAATATGTTAATTAGTCTGGCATCTTGAGTACTGTTTCTGGTTAAATGTGTGTGAATTGGGTGAATTATAGGTGTCATGTTGTGATTTGAACCACCACAGATTTATTTATTGGTTTAGACCTAGGTAGTGATCATGCCTCCAAATATTTGTAAAAATTCCTATCATTTGATTGAAAAAATTGATGGGCACAATAACGCACGCCATACTTCGACACATAACTGAACGCTTAACTTCCAGCGATGTAGTAATTAACAATACTTCTTAATAAGTCTCCGCACTAGACAAAGAAATAGAAGGCACTCATACTTAGGATTCTCTCGTCACATATCAATGCAAgtgcaaattaaactgggggcacaCGAACCACAGCGTGCAGGTACAGGTTGTTCTTCCGCCGGACAGTGAGGCCCATCTCCTCTGTCATGTCCAGCTCATCTGGTCTCACCCCTCCTGGGATCTCCCAGTCGAAGTGGTAGAGAAGTGCGGCCAGTACAATCTCGATGCTAGCCTGCGCAAACATCATTCCAGGGCACATCCTTCGACCTGCCCCAAATGGTATGTACTCAAAGTTTGTTCCTTTGAAATCAACCATGCCAGATTCAAATCTCTCTGGTTTGAACTCCTCAGGGTCTTCCCAGTGCCTAGGGTCTCTTCCAATTGCCCATGCGTTCACTAACATCGTGGTGCCCTCGGGGACATCATACCCGAGGATTTTGCAAGGCTCAGTTGCCTCCCTAGGGAGAAGCAATGGTGCAGGTGGATGAAGCCTCATTGTCTCCTTGATGACGAGTCTGAGGTACTTGAGATTGATCAAGTCATGCTCGGTCACCTTCGGCTTTCCTTGCAGGTTCTTGCGTACTTCGGCTTGTGCCTTCCACATCACATTTGGGGACCTCATGAACTCTGACATGGCCCATTAAAGAGTGATTGCTGATGTCTCGCTTCCGGCACCAAACAGATCCTGCAATTTGCCGATTTGATGAAATTTGGAATTGCTACGTATTCTAGGCAGTTTTGGATTGTCACCCATATGCAGTGAGATATCCAGTAGCAAATCCTTGAATAATAGCGAGTATAACATATAACAATTCTTCGATTCTGTGTGAACTCAAGAAAAAACAAAATGAATTAAGAGACACTTGTGTCTTGCTAGCTACTCTCTCGTTTCGAAATACTTGACCCTTTTTGTTTTGTTGTAACTACTCCATCATTTTTAAATACTTGAGCTTTTTTATTATATGTTGGTCAATTGTTTTGGTTTGActcaaattatgaaacaattttaaCATTGACAACAACATATTGATAATAAATAGAATCAATCACGAAATGAACTATCAAAAAATGTATAATTAGTTTTGTTTAATACTGCATCAACTGCGAGGTGGCGTGGTGACTCATGATTAATCTCCAAATCATTCCAATTTAAAAAAATATGGCATATTTCTTACGGAACTCTGTGGCCAAAGTATAACTGCTAGAAGAGGGAAGGCAGAAGTTAAGAAATTGTTGCACTTATAAGTATAACTGCTTTGATCATTCCCATGGTAAGGGGCACGTCGAGGACACCTTCCTTGCGTATCCTCATGAGCGCGTCCACTAGGTCCTCTCCTTCCTCCACGACACCGCTCGCTGAGGCGGTGGTTGCCCTCTGCTCCTCGTGTTGCTTGATCGCGTACTCCATGAGCTCGAAGCTCTTCTGGTGGTACTCCTCGGCCCGCCGTGTCGTGCCGCTGATGAATCTCGTGAGCCACGATGATGGGAACATATCGCTAAGGCTGAACCCGCCGGCGATCTTGACACCATCCTCGAGTGTCTGCAAGAACTCCTCACGCCTCATGAATCTTTCCCCAATCATGGCGCGTACCGCCGAATCGTTGATGAGGATGGCAATTCGCTCACTCACGTTCACGAGCTTCATGGGCGGCGCCACCGTGATGGCGGCCACGAGTCGGCAGACCTCATCCTCCCGGATGTGGCGGAACGACTGCACGCGACGCACACTGAGAAGCTCCAAGATGCAAATCTTGCGAAGCTGCCGCCACAAGGCGCCATAGGGAGCGAATACCAGCCCTTCAGAGTTCATAATCTTCAACGTGGGGCTCAACGGCCGCGTAGCGAAGACGACGTCATGCGTCCGCATGATCTCGCGGGCAGCCTCCGGGGATGTGGCCACCATCACCGGCACCTTGCCGAGCTTGAGGTACATGAGAGGCGCGTCGAGCCGGTGAGCGAGGTCGGCCATGACACAGTGCATGAGCGGGTTGCCGGCGAGGTGATGAAGACTGCCGATGAGCGGAAGCCGCCACGGACCGGGTGGCAGACGCACGCCGCTATTGCCACCGCTGTGTTTCGTGTTGAGCTTGAAgagaaggaaaggaaggaggagagccaAGAGAAGGCAGAGGTAGTACGCCCACTGCTCCATGGAGAGGTCTCGTGTGTTGAGCTAAGGCGCAGTGTGGTAGAGTGAAGGTGATGCTGCACTTTGAGTCTCTGGCTCAAGGGCCTGATCTTATATAGTACTTCCTCTGTTTCTAAACATATTTAAAAAAATTTTATATAGACTACATacaaagtaaaatgagtgaatctacactctaaaatacgtctatatacattcatatgtagtTCATATACAAATTTCTAAAAAGATATTTTTAGAAACGGAGGGTATTAAGGCGCAATGCATTAACTGCTGGGTTAATTAGAGGGTGAGAAACAGAAAAGCAGCCTGTATGCAGCCAATGCATGCACGGTGACAGCTTGATTATTGACCGGGGGAGTAATGCGTCATAATTGCGTGAGTAATTGGGGCATGTTCAATGCAGGGCGGTTACTTACACGCTTATagacaaaaaaaatacataaaattAAAGAATAATATAAGCATCCGCCCTATGCAACGCTGGCCGCTAATCAAGGCGCTAATAACTGGTGGTTGTTGCACTAAACGCTACCTTCCCATGA
The sequence above is a segment of the Triticum dicoccoides isolate Atlit2015 ecotype Zavitan chromosome 1A, WEW_v2.0, whole genome shotgun sequence genome. Coding sequences within it:
- the LOC119300401 gene encoding phospholipase A1-Igamma1, chloroplastic-like → MAPLSCRDVSPQLSSLPHRGTAATTTHTQISLRPAPAPRTPLTTTKRLQLASAATRDDALASLVGQLEQNLTQEEEEDDLYLPDDASSARRRGAQKHQDELPARWRDGSDDWAGLLDPMDPLLRSELIRYGELAQACYDAFDYDLASRYCGSCKYPRRAFFERLGMPDAARGYSVTRYLYATSNFRFPNFFSGRSRADAKLWSQRANWIGYVAVSTDEESARLGRRDIAIAWRGTITRLEWVSDLMDYLRPVADEGIPCPDPEVKVESGFVDLYTDKDPSCRFCKYSAREQVLVEVRKLIAHHTALGEDMSISVTGHSLGSSLAILSTYDIAESAANLSNGKRAAVCVYSFSGPRVGNGRFRERFQGELRVKALWVTNVHDNVPRMEGIFLNEGVPEMVRRVAEGLRMPWCYSHVGVELALDHKRSPFLKDTLDPGCSHNLEAHLHLLDGYHGSGERFVLASGHDPALVNKASDFLKDHHCVPPYWRQDENKGMVRAPDGRWIQPDRRGHLHDDHHHDGHHVVDGDHHGHFRHFRQP